One Vicia villosa cultivar HV-30 ecotype Madison, WI linkage group LG5, Vvil1.0, whole genome shotgun sequence genomic window, CCCATTAGATAAAGAAGTTTATGTTACATAACCAGTTAGGTTTGTGAAGCAAGGCCAAGAAGGACAGGTATATAGGCTACAAAAAGCCTTGTATGGAttcaaacaagctccaagagcttggaataagaagtaGATAGTTCCTAAGAGAGAAGAAATTTGTGAACTGAGCAACTGAGTATGGAGTATATGTTATAAGATGCAGGAGTGAACTGCTTATACTATGTATCTATGTCGATGACCTGTTGATAATAGGTAGCTGCAAAAGGGATatcgaagacttcaaaggtgatTTGAGCAAGGAGTTTGAAATGTATGAACTGGGCAATATTTCATATTTCCTTGGAATAGAATTCTACAAGATTAATAGAGGactgatgatgcatcaaagaagatatggaAGTGAGATACTCAAAATATTTGAAATGGAAGACTGCAATGCAACATGACACCTGCTGAACCAAGACTACAACTGTCGAAAGACTCATATGAAGATGATATTGATCCAACACAATACATAAGACTCATTGGATCATTAAGATACCTATGTCACACAAGGCCTAATCTAGCATACATTGTAGGTACGgtgagtagattcatgcagaagccaaatAAATCACACCTTGCAGCAACAAAAAAAGATACTAAGGTATCTCAAAGGAACTTTCGATTATGGAATTTTGTTTCCTGCAGCAGATGAAAACTAATGGATTACACTGACTCGAGTTGGTGTGGTGATGTTGATGATAGAAAATCCATAACTGATTATGTGTTTATGTTAGGTGGTGAACCAGTTACTCAGAGCTCGGGAAAAGAACTAATAGTAGAGTTGTCATCATGTGAGGCTGAGTATATAGTTGCCTCTCTGTGTGCATGttaagcaacatggatggtgaatttGGTTGAAGAAATTACAGGGAAGAATCATGGAGCAATACCTTAAAGATTGACAACATGTATGCTATCAATCTAGCGAAGAACCTGAGAGCATATTGAAGAAGCGAACAAATCGAGATGAGGTTCCATTTTCTTCGAGAGCGAGTAGAAAATGGGAAGCTGAACTTAGAACACTATGTAACTAAGATTTAGATTGCAGACATCATGATGAAGGCTGTGCAAATCAAACTGTTTATGAGATTAGGaactatgatgaatgtagatagtttagacacaatgaattaagtAATTATTGAGTATGTAATTCTTTGTGTCGAAGATGTATTCGACAGAGTCTATATTAAATGTTTTCAACAGAGAGTTGAATACAACAAGTAGTTGTCAAAGTATGTAGTTGTCGAAGGTGTGTACTTCAACAAAATTTGACTTAGTAGTTGTTTTGTGTATTGGCTGAGTTAGTTAGTTAGAGTTTGCTTGTTATAAGGTGGTACCCCATTATTGTAAAATGAGAGCAAAAACAGTTAAGCTTGAATTGAGGTTCAATACTATTATCTTCTCCCGAAACCCTAatttttcatctttctctctttctcctttttctttttctctctttctcctttttctttttctctcttaatTTATCTTCTCTCATAATATTTGCATAGTTGAAACATCTTGTAATCAAGGAGTGATTGAATTACTCgagtgaaaaatgaaaaataagtgGCGTAATCAATCACAAATATTGATTCTCATTCAATCAAGATTGATTCGAATTATCTCCAAATTTGGGTACCACCAAGGTAGATAAAATCGCGATCCAAATCGTAGGATCGTACGATTCTACGTTCTTTCTTAGCTCTGTCGTGCCGGAGTAAGGCCAGAATCGCTTTTTGGTGGGAATGGTAAAGATCGACGATTTTGGGCGTGGAATCGCTGGAAACGGCGCTTCTGGAGTTTCTGCAAAAATCCCATGAATTCGGGTCAGCGGGTCGGACCCGTGACCCGGctaaaaaaaaaaccctaaaaaattccaatttttttctGTTCTCTCTCTTTTTCATAACCTACTTTTGTATCGGTAATGAGTACATTTCAggctattaaaataataataactccTATTGTTTCTCCCACACGCTTAAAATTACACACTTTCCCAAATATAacatatcattattattatttaatttccttCTTATTCACTCCATTACTTTATATTTCTCACACGTTAGTGTCTTTAAATACAGATTCCTATTCCCTAATTTACTCATCTCTCATTACTCTTAATAACtccattaattttctttttatatcaaTTCTCATTTCTCTCTTATTATTTCTCTCATAACTACATCAATTAATTTCCTTCCTTAAGTTTTATTTAGAAGTTTTTAATAGATATTTGCTACTGTTTTTAATGTAATGTTGTTTTGAATTGTCATATGAAATTTCATTATTATCCTGTTTTGAATGTTGTTTTATATTATGTagtgttttgttgttttgaattttagatttttaaaattttttaatactTGCTACTGTTTTGAATTTTagatatatatatgaatttttaaatttgATAGGATTTTACTATCCGTGTTACGATCCTCTGATTTACGATCTTATTCCACCAACCCGATCTTGTATAGGATCTCGAGTCTGACTACCTTGGGTACCACGCTGTTTCATATACTTCTGATGATGGGACACCTCACTCGCTTGATGAATCAACTAGGAAAAGAACAATATGAGTATGTGACACTTTTCCCGAGTACTAGTCGAAATAAACATGGATGAGGCGCAGCGTGAGAGAGAAGAAATTGCAATTTTTGTGGACTTCGAATACGAAAATCTTCCTTTCACCTACACTCACTGCACATGCTTGGGACACTCACTAGACTAATGTTGTAAATTCAGGGGCATAATAATGATAATACTAGATCCAATGACAATAACACAACTATATGTTCCTAAAAAGCCTACCACTACTACTATATAGTCATAGATGAGCATATTGCTAGAGAGCAATATTATCATTGGGGATAACGAGTAGAGGTGGAAAAAGAGAATAATCTGAGCCTAACAGCTACTAATGAAACCAATGATCACAGGAATTACACAAACTTGGAAGATCGTGTATCAGATTATTAGGAGAGCTTACTGTCAACCAGTAAAATGAGAGCTTACTGTCAACCAGAAAAATGAGAGCTCATTCACCTTGGCAAACAAGAAAAAATTTAGAGGGCACCCAAAGCAACAGATTCTTAAGATGGACATTCTCACACGCTCAACGGTGAGTAAACATAATCCTTCCCAATGAAAATTATGTATTGGAAACCTTGATACAAGATTGGTCATAACAAAATCTTTGTTTGTCCCACAAGCTTGTCATTCTAATTATAGTTGAACCAATGATTTCTTTTGCACACTTTCTTACAACTGGCTTGAGACCTTTGAATCTCAAAGAATTTTTCCTTCGTCAGACAGAATCATGACTGTAATCTTTGGGGCTTCTGCAGAATTAACCTGGAACCTGATGTTCTGTACCTATCAGAACACCACATCACCTTCTCTCTTTTTATTGAGTGAAAGAAATGTTACATGGCTGCAGTTTATGCTAATACGTCTCatgtgaaaaaaaaattgaaactttgGTTAGAATTGAGCACTATCCAATACAGGAACCCTGGCCCTTGGTGCATTATTAGAGATTTAAATGCAGTTTTGGGAGCTCGTGAAATTTTTTGGCCAATGCCTACCAAATAAAACCACATTTGATGAATTTATCAGTTGAAACAATTCTAATGAACTCATTCATTTAAACACCACAGGTAGATTTTACACTTGGATCAATGGCAAGAAGGAGTCTGCTTATGGGGCTATCAAGTTGGACAGAGGCATATATAACCATACATCATCTCTCTCAAGAGTATGTGAAGAATTCATATCAACACATCATCTCTCTCAAGTGTAAAATCATAGGTGAAGTAGTGAACCATGCCAGAGAACTTAGCCAATCTCCTTGGATTCACTATTTGATCAACTCCTTTTGGTTATCTAGGAGTTCCAATTTTCAAAGTGAAGTCTAGTTCTCCACATGGAAATTCCATTCCCTTTCGAGTTGTGTCCAACTTGATCGATCTGTTACATGGCATGCTTCTCTAAAAAAATCTATGAATGGTTTGCAACTTTGCTGAACAAAATGGATAAATGTTAGGAAATTTTGTTTGGAAAAGAAACATAAACACTAAAAATTAGTTACTGTCTCTTGGGACAAAGATTGCACACCGTTACAGCTGGTGGAATCGGTCTTAGAAAAATCAAGGATATCAACTAAGCAAGTTTCCTCAAACTTGGAGGGAACGTGATCGCTTCCGGAAAAAAAAAAGAGCACAACCAATTAGGCACTACATTTGTttatctatttggtatagattgAAACATACTCTGGACAAAATTCAAGCAAATATCATTCTGGCATGATAATTGTCTAGgctataaaatcaaatatcaactcTAGAACCTACCTGATCAACTGACATATTTGAAAGATAACACTCAATGATTTAATTCATGACTACAATTAAAATCTGCATGACTTATTCAACACTTTGGCTCCTGACATTACCTCAAACATTCTGgtcataattttttaatttggagCATCTCCAACATGGCATCATCACTTTCAAATATGCATATGAAATCCAAAACTCTGAGCATACAAAAGTCAGCTAGACCAGAATCATTTGGCAACAATACACCCTTCCTTCTAAATCTCTCATTACATGGAGACTCATTCATAATGCTATTACCATTGACAACAATCTTAGGAAGAGAGGCCCCATCACGATCTTATGTTGCACCTATGCAACCACAGTTTTTAAACTCCTGCCATCTTTTGTTGCAATGCAGTTACACCATGAAATACTGGCATTGGTTAAAGTCCATTCTTGGCTTGAATCTCAATAATgcaaaaaattaaattagatttaaTAATGCCAAAGCTGATCTCGATAGGGACTTAAGTGCTGATTTCGAGGGGATTTAAGTGCTATCAAGAACTTGATCCAATATGAAACTATTATTCTAAAAGGCCATATGTAGTATTCTATGAAAGAATTCATCATTCTTAAATACTTTGACATCAAGAGTCAACCACCTCCTACTCCATCTATCAAACAAATCAATTGAAATGCGCCTCTTCTCATTGGGTTAAATGAAAATACACATAGTACCTCTAGAGGCAACCCCAATCTTGCTATTTGTGGCGGAATTCTCCGAGACTACTCAAGAACCTTCCTTGGTGCATTTCAGCTAACTTAGGCCTAGCACATGATTGGTTCATCACTTATGTAGGCAACTCAACACCTGGACGGTGAGGTTCCGATAAAATATTGCTTTCTAAATAtctaattataaattgttatggCTATTTCATAcagattaaaaatatataattaattttgcaTGGACAAAAGGAGTATAGAGGAATAACAAACAGTTTTGGCCTTCGTGATCCGGTCAGAATTGAGCCACTGTTTCATACAGCACTTTCTAGTCAATGGTCATATTAACTGCATCTTTGATATTCGTGACCTGAGATATTGAAACTATGAGGCCTTTGTACAACAGAGAAGACTGAGGTTGAATACACTTATAACAAACAAGAACTATAACCATCGAGAAAGCACTAGAAATACATGAAAGGTTTGCAGTATCCATTGCTTCTTGGTGTAATCAGGAATTAGTTAATGAAAAGTTTATTCTATTATTTCGATAAGTGTACACCACTAATTGTCTGTTATTGTCTTAAACGAGCATAAAAAGAACATAACTACATAAAGATATACCACTTTGCATTTGGCTACCCGTTTGCCAAATAGTTCATGCAATTTGCAGATTGAAAATGAAGGTAATTGAGGTAGTTAATATGATTACACACAATCTCATAACAGAAATCACCACTGCATATAATAAATTAACCAATGGGGTAATACAAAGGTTAAGCTTATGACATGTTACATTACTTAGTATTTCTGCGTTTACTGTACTCTTCAGCTCTTGCAACACCATCCATAAAAACATCAATTGTCCAATCCTTTAAGTCCTCCTGTAGACAGAAAATGAAAAAACTTCAGCCACTAAATGAAAGTATTCCTTGTGATTAAATTTCATAGCAAAACTCTTGTGATCTGACCAAGTCTCACTCGCGACCTCGCGTGTTTCAACAACTATGAAACACCGACACAAAGATTGTATACGATAATACcacactaaaaataaaaataaaaacagtgAGAGAAAGATTGATACCAGACGCAATGGTTCTCCGGTTCTGATTCTAGAATTAGGCCGGGAAAACTTGGATTCAAACGGAGTTCTGGGCGGGAGTTCCCGAATCTTCTCCCACTCCTCACGGCTGAGCATTCTCACAGTGCCTTGACCTTCTGGAGAATTCTTTATCTTGCGTTCCAACAACTCTTGAGATCTAGATTCATCATACTGCCAAACCATTACGACCCATTAGTGACTAGTTTCAGCTAGTAATATGATCGAACAGGTGATGTGCATAAAATGAAGTTGAGAGAATGTAACCCATACCATCATAAGGAGTTTGGCGAATATTGCAATGCCAACGGCAACAACAATCATGGGCATGGAGGCGGTATCGAGGTAGGATAAGGACTCGGGGACCGGAACGATGAACTGGTCCTTGGTTTTGGAAGTCCTCATCTTCCTTTTCTTCTCCAATTCCAATGCCTTTCTTTTCAGTGAATCGGTTGGGACATCGACACGCAGCGTGTGTAGCAATCGTTGTCTTATTCCGTTCATTGATCAACCGATTTGCAGAAACTGTTGTTTTGTTCCCAAAATCATGTTCATCTTAGAATTACAGCGGAGGACGAATATATATGTTGCGTAAGTCTGTGTAAAAGGACAATATCACCCTTTGTCTTCTTGATTTTAACTTTAAAGTGATGAAATAAACGAGTAAAGCACCTAATAAGTCATTAAAATTGTAATCTCTCCGTTTCGTTTAAATAAACGAGTAAAGAATCGATTTTCCTGTAGAATTGTGTTTTGATCAAACAAAATCTGATGTACGGAATAGTAGCACTAATCAAGAATTTTCAAGacttttttattctctttcaatTTAATTGCTTTGAAATTGTTTTCTTATATCATGAACTGTATCAACAGCTGTATCAATAGCTGTATCAATAGCTTGTAGCTGGAGAagcaagttttttttaaaaatttcttttcCCCTTTTTTAAACCTGGTTTTGATTTTGAAGTACTGGTTTTTCagatttgtttttgttgttatagATCTGATATTTCACAAATATGATTGTCTCATGAAGAAGAATTTTCATAATCGAGAGTGCTGCTCAATTTCTAGGGTTTTAAAATTGTTGAAAATTTAAGTCTAGAAGTTTACATTGTATGTTAGATTTGAAATTTCACAACTATAATTCTTATTTTCGTTTGAGAAGTATGAAGTTTCTTATTGATGTTTATTGTGTTAATAAATTATTGTTTTGGCTATTTTCTTGATCATATTTTGGTTTGAGAAGTATGAAGTTTCTTATTGATATTTCTTTTTGATGGAACTTACACTTTTTCATATCTGGTTTGATTGCTGATACACTCCTAATATTTTGCAGGGTAATCTTTACTAAAAACTGGAGATAGGTAATGGTTCTTTTTCTGTCACAGGGATAGGAAATATCCTAACAGTGCAAGGTCTAATCGAGCAACAAGGCATGACTGCTGGAAAGCTACAGGAAATAATCCTATAGAGCAGGACACCACTCCACATCAGATGACTCTACCAAGTATCGTCCTGCCAATGAGATTGATTTGTGGCTATCGGCACGTGATCCTGTGGCGAGATTTAGAAAATGGATAGAAAGGAATGGCTGGTGGATTGGCTGGTGAGTTTCTTATTTTCACAAGGTCTTAGATTCTTTGTTCTAAGAcatcattataaaatgctctttCATTGTCTTGTGTCTCAACATTTTCTATTTGATGAAATTTACAGCTTTGAAATGGAGATAACTTACGGAGGAACATGCTCGTGAGAGTTTTGAAAATCTTCTATTTAGTGTCTCTCAGATGAAATTGGATCAAGTCGAAGCGTTATTGAAGAAGCTTAAATCCTGGCATAGGTAAGTGTTTGTCATCATTAGAATAGTTGAAATGAAGTCCTTCATGTCTGACAAGTTCTACTTGAAACTACTATGCAGGTAGCAAAAGTTACAGGGCAGGATGTTGTTTGTACCACTCTTCATTCTTATTCATATATATCTTCATTCTTGTCCTTCTTATATAACAATATATCCTCTTCACTACTAAAAACATACTTCATTGTCTAAATATTACAGAGCATGATATTTATTgactaattattataataatgttTTTGCAGATACATACCTTATAGATATAAACAAGACATAGATGGTAACAGAAGCAACGAGTTGGAAGTACTAATGGTTAGTTCACAGAAAACTCAAAGATTAATGTTTCCAAAAGGTGGATGGGAACTTGATGAATCTTTAGAAGAAGCAACTTGCAGGGAATCCCTTGAAGAAGCAGGTGTTTTAGGATTACTTGAGCTATACTAATTAATTggatatttatttgttaattatgaaaatatttgatttagtttatAATAAAACTGAGATAgaattttctttttatatgacAGTGTGAATTGGGACAATGGAATTTTATTAGCAAAAGATATGGAATATACTATGAAGGGTACATGTTCCCTTTGTTTGCGAAGGAGCACTTTAAATACATAGCACTTTTTATTGATTGAAATGGCTATTAAAAAAGTAGTTATGTGATGTAAATTCTCATGCAGGAATTGTGTTGCAGTTTGTTCAAAGCTTAGGCCATGGATTCTTTTGTTGACGTGATTAAGATTGTAAAGTTTGTTATGCATGAAATATCAATGCAACATGTTTAATATTATGAGGGTGCATGATTCTGTTAAAGTCTTAAATTATAATTGTTTTAATATTTGTTGAAATGAGTAATATTTCTCGATATTTCTTGTGCCTTACAAGCAGAGCATAATAAAAATCTCCTTGCCAATCAGTTCAAAAATTTCTTACTGACCCATTTCTAACTAATCAAACAAAAATCACATCACTTCTTCATCCCATTCTCATACGGGACATTTTCAACAACTCAACTAAACTTACAATTCTAAAAAATAGTATTAATATAACATGACATTAATGGAATGATAGATACATATCCAACAAAAGATAAAGTATCAATATAAATCGATTAAACAATACTTACAAGTGCAATTCAGATTGGTTTATATGCATCATGTACGATACCTATATTAAACTAATAGATGATGGTTTACACTATTCTATCTATTTAGGCAAAATTTTCCGTTTGATTCATATAAACTTGGTAGAAACAAACACCCGAAAATTTTAAATGCTGTCTAAGAAAATAATGAGAATGATACACTCCATATCAATTCTACTGATATTTTTTCATCCTAAAAATATACGCTTACAATTCTTTTCattacattaatttttttatttgaacttGATA contains:
- the LOC131607376 gene encoding uncharacterized protein LOC131607376, which codes for MNGIRQRLLHTLRVDVPTDSLKRKALELEKKRKMRTSKTKDQFIVPVPESLSYLDTASMPMIVVAVGIAIFAKLLMMYDESRSQELLERKIKNSPEGQGTVRMLSREEWEKIRELPPRTPFESKFSRPNSRIRTGEPLRLEDLKDWTIDVFMDGVARAEEYSKRRNTKSRISKMQLI